A portion of the Bubalus kerabau isolate K-KA32 ecotype Philippines breed swamp buffalo chromosome 1, PCC_UOA_SB_1v2, whole genome shotgun sequence genome contains these proteins:
- the SOX10 gene encoding transcription factor SOX-10 — MAEEQDLSEVELSPVGSEEPRCLSPGSAPSLGPDGGGGGGGGSGLRASPGPGELGKVKKEQQDGEADDDKFPVCIREAVSQVLSGYDWTLVPMPVRVNGASKSKPHVKRPMNAFMVWAQAARRKLADQYPHLHNAELSKTLGKLWRLLNESDKRPFIEEAERLRMQHKKDHPDYKYQPRRRKNGKAAQGESECPGGEAEQGGAAAIQAHYKSAHLDHRHPGEGSPMSDGNPEHPSGQSHGPPTPPTTPKTELQSGKADPKRDGRSLGEGGKPHIDFGNVDIGEISHEVMSNMETFDVAELDQYLPPNGHPGHVGGYSAAGYGLGSALAVASGHSAWISKPPGVALPTVSPPGVDAKAQVKTETAGPQGPPHYTDQPSTSQIAYTSLSLPHYGSAFPSISRPQFDYSDHQPSGPYYGHSGQTSGLYSAFSYMGPSQRPLYTAISDPSPSGPQSHSPTHWEQPVYTTLSRP, encoded by the exons ATGGCAGAGGAGCAGGACCTGTCCGAGGTGGAGCTGAGCCCCGTGGGCTCCGAGGAGCCGCGCTGCCTGTCCCCGGGGAGCGCGCCCTCGCTGGGGCccgacggcggcggcggcggcggcggcggctcgggCCTGCGAGCTAGCCCGGGGCCCGGCGAGCTGGGCAAGGTCAAAAAGGAACAGCAGGACGGCGAGGCAGACGATGATAAGTTCCCCGTGTGCATCCGCGAGGCCGTCAGCCAGGTGCTCAGCGGCTACGACTGGACTCTGGTGCCCATGCCGGTGCGCGTCAACGGCGCCAGCAAGAGCAAGCCGCACGTCAAGCGGCCCATGAACGCCTTCATGGTGTGGGCGCAGGCGGCGCGCAGGAAGCTGGCCGACCAGTACCCGCACCTGCACAACGCCGAGCTCAGCAAGACGCTGGGCAAGCTCTGGAG gctacTGAACGAGAGCGACAAGCGCCCCTTCATTGAGGAGGCCGAGCGGCTGCGGATGCAGCACAAGAAGGACCACCCAGATTACAAGTACCAGCCGCGGAGACGGAAGAACGGGAAGGCGGCCCAGGGAGAGTCGGAGTGCCCAGGCGGGGAGGCTGAGCAGGGCGGCGCGGCCGCCATTCAGGCCCACTACAAGAGCGCCCACCTGGACCACCGGCACCCGGGCGAGGGCTCCCCGATGTCAGACGGAAACCCTGAGCACCCCTCGG GCCAGAGCCATGGCCCGCCCACCCCTCCGACCACCCCAAAGACAGAGCTGCAATCCGGCAAGGCAGACCCCAAGCGGGATGGGCGCTCCCTGGGGGAGGGCGGGAAGCCTCACATCGACTTCGGCAATGTGGACATCGGCGAGATCAGCCATGAGGTAATGTCCAACATGGAGACCTTCGACGTGGCCGAGTTGGACCAGTACCTGCCGCCCAACGGGCACCCGGGCCACGTGGGCGGCTACTCGGCAGCTGGCTATGGGCTGGGCAGCGCCCTGGCTGTGGCCAGCGGACACTCTGCCTGGATCTCCAAGCCTCCAGGCGTGGCTCTGCCCACGGTCTCGCCGCCTGGCGTGGACGCCAAAGCCCAGGTGAAGACGGAGACCGCGGGGCCCCAGGGGCCCCCGCACTACACCGACCAGCCGTCCACCTCGCAGATCGCCTACACCTCCCTCAGTCTGCCCCACTACGGCTCCGCCTTCCCCTCCATCTCCCGCCCCCAGTTTGACTACTCTGACCATCAGCCCTCAGGACCCTATTATGGCCACTCGGGCCAGACCTCCGGCCTCTACTCGGCCTTCTCCTACATGGGGCCCTCGCAGCGGCCCCTCTACACGGCCATCTCTGACCCCAGCCCCTCAGGGCCCCAGTCCCATAGCCCCACACACTGGGAGCAGCCGGTATATACGACGCTGTCCCGGCCATAG